The genomic stretch CAAATGGTCTTTTTGTAGTTTATGAAGGCAGCACCATCTAGTGGGTTTCACCTGCAGGTACATTTTTTAGTACTGTCAATAAGAATTCTTTCTAGCATACATATAGTTTGTTTTACGACAAAGAACGTGAGCAATTAGATTTTTTACTAGCGCTACTAATTGTCATTTATTACTCAAAATAAAACGTTAGTATTTTAAAATCGTTAGATTGTAAAAGGACACTAGCTTATTTAAACTGTTACCGACTACTATTTACGCGTCAATTATTGATCTTCAGTCTCATTAGGTTATTTGATTACCCCCTAATTTTTGTATTATGCACGATGCATTGAGCTTTTCACAAGAAAATGAATTTCCATCAAACAAAGTGGTAGATGATAACTTCACTCCCAGCAAGAATTTTTTTGTAAGCGATAAGATCCTCGTTCATTTTTTGCAAAAGGAGTTTTCATCAGAGGTTTGGTCATTTATTCAAGCAGGGCTAAGCAGATTGGGCAAATGTGCGGCTTCGGATATGGACGAGCTTTCGCTGACAGCAGATAAAAATCCTCCAAAACTGATCAAAAGAGATCTTTTTGGCCGGGATATCCAAAAAATCGTCTATCACCCAGCTTATAAGACACTACTTAAAATCGCTGTAGATGCAGGTATCCTTAGCGTAAAATGGCATCCTAAATATCGGATGGAGTATAAAAATCAAATTCACCGGATGGGATTTAGCTTGGCTTTTATTTATGGTATGGGAGAGAGCGGAGTGTCCTGTCCGCTATGCATGACCGATGGTGTTGCCACTATCCTTGATAAATATCTATCTCCGAGACACAGTAAGCGATTGATCGAGCACATTTATACCAGGGATATTGAGCATTTTTTTACCGGAGCCATGTTTATGACCGAAAAGGTAGGAGGGTCCGATGTGGGTGCAAACAGAGTATTGGCAAATAAAGTCGGCGATTCTGCTTATCTACTTACTGGTGAAAAGTGGTTTTGCAGCAATGCTTCTGCAGAAATGAAATTGGTTCTGGCCAGAACGGATGCTGCCATTAAAGGGACTCCAGGATTATCTCTTTTCTTGGTAGAAAACACCCCATCTGAGGGGAATGAAAGTACCATGGAATACGTTAGGCTGAAGGACAAAATGGGCGTCAGGTCCATGGCAACAGCAGAGATCATTTTTAAGGACACCAAGGCCACCATCATCGGCAAAGAAGGTGAAGGGTTTAAGATCATGACCGAAATGATCAACCTCTCCCGTCTATGGAATGGTGTCATTTCCATTGCTGGATTCCGGAGATGCCTGATCGAGGCGTACCAATTTTTGTGCTATAGACAGACATTTGGAAAGCGGACATTAGAGCATGCGCTGGTCCGGAATAAGTTATATGAATTGGCTTCTCGCTATGTGGCTGATTTTTACCTGACGTGGAAAACGATTGCCATGTTGGATAAGTTGGAGGCTGGACAGGAAGAATATAAAGATATGCTACGTTTCCTTATTCCCATAGTGAAAAAGCAAACTGCCGAAACATGTGTATATGGTATTCGGGAATGCATGGAATTGATGGGGGGATTGGGCTATATGGAAGAAGGGGTAGTGCCAAAATTTATGCGCGATAGCCTTGTGTTACCTATTTGGGAAGGAACCAGCAATATGATGGTCTTGGACACGCTAAGGGCTAGTGTGAAAGGAGAGGGGCTGGAAAGACTTGTCCGCCAAACCAAAGAAGCTTTGGGCAAAAAAACCGGTATGGAAAAAGAAATGGCAAATTTCAATTATGTACTTGGCCAACTCGATACCCTTGAAGTGGTAGATAGGGATACCGCGGAATATAATGCAAAGGAGATTTTTGAAAAGATTACTCGTTATATCCAATTAGGCATGCTCATTAATCAAGAAGACAGGGAAAGTGCCTCTTGGATAAAGCCCTGCATTCATTGGCTGAGACAGCAAGTCGCGGATAAGAAAGACCTGGTAAAATCCCCTATTAGTACCGAGGAGATCATTAGGATGATCGCTTGGGGCTTTTGACAATGGCCATTTTTCAAGCGGTAATAATTGGGTGAATTTTATCTGAAAAGTATTTTGTCACTTTTATAAACCACAATGGCCATTGGTGCGTTAATATCCCAACGTTTTATCACATTTGGATGAAGAGAAACATTCTGATTTTATTTTTGGTTTGGAGTTTTAATGCTGAAATAGCGGAAGCACAGGAAAATGAAAGCCTGAAGACTACCAAGCAAATTCAAAAAAGAGGCTTAATTCACCGGTATATCAATGGACTGATCAACGACACCAGTGATGTGGCTCAACCTAGGTTTTTATTTTATCCTACATTGGCTTATGCACCTGAGACAAGCTGGGAAATTGGGCTGAGTTCATTGTATGTGTTTTATGCTAAAAGAGATACATCCAATCGGTTAAGTGAGATCAATGGGTTCACATTCTTTACCCTGGAAGGGCAATATGGGTTATGGTTTGATCATGCGATCTATAGTGATAAGGAAGATTGGTTCTTTTTAGGTAAACTCCGCTTTCAGCGCTTTCCAATGTACTATTACGGAATAGGTCCCGACACACCGGAGGAATATATGGCGGTGGTAGATTCTCGCCAAGTATTGATCAAGGAACGTGTCCTTCGTAAGATGAAGAAGAACTTTTACCTGGGAGTGGAGCTGGACTTTAATAATTTCGGAGCAGTGGAATTTGAACCGAAAGAAGAGGGAGGAGACATCGATTATCCTGTAGGAGCAGAAGGCTCTACCAATGTAGGACTTGGTGTCGGTCTGGTCTATGACAACAGGCATAATGTGCTCAATGTCCGCGATGGATTATTTTCAGAATTGGCGTATATCAAGTATGCTCCTTTTTGGGCTGGTAAGTATGAATTTGCTACGATAATCACTGATAATAGGATCTACCGGCCCATCAGCAAGAATAATGTCCTTGCTGCCCAATTATTTGGACAGTTCAATACAGGAAATGTTCCTTTTAATATGATGAGTGCGCTGGGCGGTGAAAGTATGATGAGGGGATACTATTATGGCCGCTATCGTGACAATAATTACCTAAGCACCCAAGTGGAATTACGCTTTCTTCCTTTACCTTTAGGGTTTTCCAAACGGATTGGAGCGGCTGTTTTCGGAGGAACGGGTACCGTCTTTGATGACTTCAGTAATCTTTCACTGGATAAAATGGTGTGGTCTGCAGGTGCTGGACTACGGTTTCTGTTGTTTCCTTCTAAAGACATTTATACACGGATTGATGCCGCCTTTACCCAGGAAGGGCATGGGTTTTACATTTATATTGGCGAAGCTTTTTAAACCCGCATTTAATGCCGTTTAGATAAGAGTAGACAGTAACAAGGCTGTTATTCCGACCAATAATAGCCTGTCCCGCATGACTATCGGGGACATACGGTAACTAAACGGCATTGATTTTGGATTAAAGCTGTCTTTACATGCCGTTTAGTCAAGGAAGACAAGCGGATACATCTTTCATTCTTATCGTTGGTGGAGCCGATTGACCACTGTCCCTGCCAAGGATAAAGGCTATTCATTGATCAGTTTGAAGAGGATTTCCGGTTCATCGGTGGTGATGAAGTCTACATTTTGTTCTAGCAGCCACTGCATGTCTTCTCTTTTATTAACAGTCCAGGCATTTACGGTCAATCCCAGGTTTTGCGCTTCTTTAATCCATTCTGGCTTTTGGCGCAGAAGTTTGATATTGTAATCAAAACCAAAAAATCCAGCCTCCTTAAGTTCTGAAGGGGATTTGTCCCCATTTAGGTAGGCTACATTGGCAGTAGGATCAAGGGCTATCGCACGAAGGCCCCCCTCATAGCTAAACGTGATATAATCGACCCATTTTTCCGCGTTAAGTTGCTGCACCGTTTTTACGGACTTTTCTGCGATATACTCACTTCTTTCCGTACTAATTTTTGAAGGTTTTATCTCAAAGATCAACTTGGTGGAAGTTTGTTGCATGCCTTTATTGAGGTATTCTTCGACCGTAGCAATCTTTTCACCATTCTTATGTTTTTTGGTAAGAAGCTGCTCATATGTAGATTCTTCAATAATCATTCCTTCAAAATCAGCATCGTGATTTACCACCAGCACACTGTCAGCCGTCATCCAGACGTCAAACTCTGAACCTTCACATCCTAACTCCACTGCCCTCTCAAGTGAAGCCAGGGAATTTTGGGGAAGATCGAGATTTTTCCAGGCACCACGGTGTGCGATGATTTTATTTTGATGAAAATCCATTTTTGATGAACAGGACATAAGTAAAGAGAAAAGAAAAACAGTGGTAATTAGCGTTTTCATCGATGACTTCATATCTTAATATTAACAATATTTTAAAGTAAATCTAGTTAAAATTTGAAGTTATAAATTCATTTAAAAAACATTTAATACAAACATAATCTTATTTGACCATCCGGAACTTTGCACGTAGCTTCAGAGAAACGAAATATTCATGGGTAATCCATTCTTTGGCCTTTGGTCCCGGCCGACCTGGATTGGGACAGTTGATGGGGGCGTAAAAAAATGAGTTAGCTCGCGCAGTGGACAAGCGAGATCCACTCATTTTTAGCCCACGGCAGCTGGCGCAAAATCAAATTGAGCCAAACGAAATTGGAATCGGAATACCAAATTCACTCAATTTGAAGGAGGCTCCATGGCCTAGATTTTTTGCATACTTTTTTATCAATGGAAATGCGAAGCATTCATGAAGCTCTCTGAAAGTCAGTCCAATACCTGAATAAAAAGTAGGAAAGATTAATATAGCAAAAACAGTATTGAATTTGGTTACGTGCAATATTGCGAATACACATATAATCTTATTTAGCGGAGCCATTTTTAAATATCACCTACCCTTAAAATGCCTAACAATAAGATAACTTCTCCGCTTTCTATACTTCATTAAAGACATTTTATTGCATTAATAAAATCCAAATTGTTTTTTGTTTCGTAAATTGAAAGCTTTGATTATTAAATAGAGCAGTTAATCCTGAAACATTTGAGTGTTGAATATTAATCACCCACCCCCAAAAAATTCTATCCTCAAGCTTTCTGATTAACCCTAAATAATCATTGAATATTGACAGTTAATCACCCTAACTTAAAATGTATGTCTAAAATATTGATCCTGGAGACGGATGAAAATCTATCTGATAATATCCGGGAAATCCTTCAGATGGAAGGCCATGAACTTATGGAAATTGATGAAGTGAGTGATTTGAATGATGCTTTAAATAAATTTTATCCGGATTTATTTATTATTGGTGTGTTTTTAGAGCAGAAAACTTCTGGGCCGGCGACGGTGAATTTTATGCGTAGGTATCATCAAATTCCGGTGATGTTTATTTCTGATGTTTATTCTCAGGTAAATTTTGAGGAGGAGATCAGGGAAATTCAGAACATAATCATTCTAACAAAGCCCTTCAGGGCAAAAGATTTGGTTCAAAAAGTAAGTGAAATATTAATTTCGCCCGAAAACGACTTATCGGCACCATAAAAAATCGATCATGCAAACCTATTGCATGACTTAATTTGGTAACTTTGGACATGATGAAAATCATTCAAGTCATATTGAGTTATTACTTGTTGATACTGGTGGTTCTTCCTTGTGCCGATGAACACAGTGCTGTAGTTTCTGATAATCAGGATACTGTGGTGGTGGCATTGGAAGATCACCATTCTCATGGCTCCGATGCTGACTATTGCTCTCCATTATGTGTCTGCCATTGTTGTCATATTCATTATGTGGTAACCGATAAGCCACAAGTGAACTTTATGAATCAATTTACATCGATACATTCCTCACATTTTAATGATTTTAAAGGAATACATTCTTTTGATTTTTTAAAACCACCCAAACGTTTTTCCCCCCTTACCCATTTAGGATAAGCTGGAAGCCAATACAGATTTTTCCAAATCAGATGGCATGAAAAAGAACGTCAAGGAGGGATTGTTGATGTTGACTTTTCGTGTCTTGGTAAAGCGAAGGCCAGTACTGCTGTAAAACGGCTTGAATGGTCGTCCTTCGCTTTAGCGCCAGCTATAGTACACCCCATAAGTGTGTAAATCCTCATTTATCCAATTAAGATTAGAAACAGGCTAATGGAGTATTTTGTCTTCATTTTTGCCTGTTACAAACCCAAAACATCAAAATAATGATCAATAAGCTTATTACATTTTCTATTAAAAATAAGCTCATTATCGGACTGTTTACCTTAGCCTTGATAGGGCTTGGTATCTGGAGTATGCTGCAAGTACCAGTAGATGCGGTACCTGACATTACCAACAACCAGGTGCAAGTCATCACCCAAGCTCCTAACTTAGGGACAGAAGATATTGAGCAGTTTGTCACTTATCCAGTAGAACTGGTCATGGCAAACCTACCCGGGGTGAAGGAAGTCAGGTCCGTTTCCCGGTTTGGCCTGTCAGTAGTGACTATTGTCTTTGAGGATGATCAGGGCACATACTTGCCCAGGCAGTTGGTGTCTGAAAAGCTCAGTGAAGTCCGTGACGAAATCCCGGAAGGTTTTGGCAAACCCAGTATGGGCCCGATTAGTACTGGCCTGGGAGAAATTTATCAATATACGCTGGAAGTCGACAGTACCTATCGTGACCAATATACTATCACCCAACTCCGGACCATGCAGGATTGGATCATCAAACGGCAGATGGCCATGGTGCCCGGTGTGGTGGAAGTGAATGCTTTTGGCGGTAAAATAAAGCAATATGAAGTAGCCGTAAACCCTGATGATTTGAGGGCTATTGGTATCAGCATAAGCGACATATACACTGCTTTAGAACAAAACAATCAAAACACAGGTGGTGCCTATATCGAACGAAACCATCAAGCTAATTTTATCCGTGGTGAAGGCTTGGTCAGAAGCTTGGATGAAATCCGAAATATCATCGTAACCAATCGCAGCGGTATCCCCATCAAAGTAAAAGACGTAGCAGATGTGAGGTATGGACATGCGGTACGCTATGGGGCATTTACCAAGAATGGCAATGGTGAAGCGGTTGGGGGAATGATCCTGATGCTAAAGGGAGCGAATTCCGATAAAGTAATTGAAGCTGTGAAAGGGCGGATCGAGCAGATTCAGCTTAGTCTCCCCGAAGGGGTAAGTATAAAGCCGTTTTTGGATAGAAGTGACCTCGTCGAAAAAACGACCGATACCGTTACCACCAATCTATTGGAAGGTGGCCTTATTGTGATTTTCGTGTTGGTATTGCTGCTTGGCAACTGGCGGGGAGGGCTGATTGTAGCCTCTACCATTCCATTGAGTTTGCTGTTTGCGTTTATCCTGATGAATGCCTTTGATGTTTGGGCAAATCTCATGAGTTTGGGTGCGATAGATTTTGGGATTATTGTAGATGGGGCTGTCATTATCGTGGAAAGTACTGTGTTTTATTTGCACCAAAAAGTCAAGGCCACTAAAGCCATCCACCAAAAAGATCGTGATCAGCAAGCGGCAGAAGCTTCCAAAAACATGATGAACTCAGCCTTTTTTGGTCAGTTGATCATTTTGATCGTCTTTCTGCCGATTTTGGCACTAGAAGGGGTGGAAGGTAAAATGTTTCAGCCGATGGCATTGACCTTTATTTTTGCAATGCTTGGAGCCATGTTGCTTTGCCTTACCTATGTGCCCATGATGGCCGCGCTCTTCATCCGAGTGCGTAAAGACAACCGTAAAAGCTGGGGAGACCGAGTGGTCATTTGGTTGGAAGATAAATATGTTCCATTGTTGGAGCGGGCATTGAAGCGAGGCAAATGGATCGTAGGAATGGCCATTGTATTATTTGGCGCGGCATTTTTAATTTTCAGAAATATGGGAGGCGAATTCATTCCTCAATTGGATGAGGGAGATATTGCTTTTCATATTATTCTTTCGCCCGGTAGCTCACTTTCTGAGTCGGTGGCCACTTCCACGCAAGTAGAACAGATCATTCTTGACAATTTCCCAGAGGTGGAACAGGTGATGAGCCGTTTTGGAGTAGCCGATGTGCCCACCGATCCGATGCCCATGGACTTGGGAGATTGTTTTGTGATTTTAAAACCAAAAGACCAATGGGTATCCGCCACATCAAAAGAGGAGCTCATTGAAAAAATAAAGGACAAAATCAGCGTACTTCCTGGAGTCAATTACGAATTTACCCAGCCTATCGAAATGCGGTTCAATGAGCTGCTGACGGGCGTGAGGGAAGATATTGCGATTAAGTTGTTTGGTGAAGACTTAGAAATCTTAGCTGCCAAAGCCAATGAGATAGGGCAGTTGATCGGTGGAATAGATGGTGTGGCCGATCTACGGGTAGAAGCGACCACTGGCTTGCCCCAAATGACCGTCCACTACAACCGTGATAAACTGGCTCAATATGACCTGGATATTTCTACGCTCAATACGGTGGTCCAGACGGCCTTTGCCGGAAAAAGTGCAGGAGCCATTTTTGAAGGGGAAAAGCGCTTTGATTTGGTGATCAGGTTGGACTCTTCGAACAGAAGGAGCATAGACGATATCAAGAACCTGTATGTCAATATTTCTGATGAACATCAGATTCCGCTCAAAGAAGTGGCCGAAATCAGCTATAAACCAGGCCCTATGCAGATCAGTCGGGACAATACCAACCGACGAACGTACGTCGGGATCAATGTCCGCGGGAGGGACATCGAATCACTGGTGAGCGAAATCCAGGAAAAGCTAACAAGTTCCTTGGACCTTCCTCCGGGATATTATATCCGCTATGGGGGAGCCTTTGAAAATCTAGAAAGGGCCTCTAAACGCCTTCAGCTGGTGGTGCCTGCGGCATTGGCGAGTATCTTCATTTTGATCTTCTTTGCGCTAAAGTCCGTGAGGCAAACACTGATGATCTATATGGCCATTCCTCTGGCGGCCATTGGCGGTATCTTCTCGCTGTGGTTAAGAGGAATGCCCTTCAGCATTTCCGCTGGAGTGGGCTTTATCGTTTTGTTCGGTGTAGCTGTGCTGAATGGCCTAGTGCTGATCAATGGACTCAATGAGCTCAAATCAGAAAGTAACCTATCGCTGGTAGAACGGATAAAAGCTGGTACCAAAAGGCGAATCAGGCCGATTCTTCTGACCGCACTTACCGATATTCTGGGTTTTTTGCCTATGTCCATTTCTGCTTCTTCCGGGGCGGAAGTGCAGCGGCCATTAGCCACCGTGGTAATTGGTGGCCTGATTACCTCTACCTTGCTTACCTTATTCCTTTTACCCATACTTTACCAATGGATGGAAAATACCAAAACCAAAATGATGACACCCAAAACCGGGATGATGCTGTTAATATTTACGTTGGGACTTTTGGGTTCCACCAGTGTTAAGGCGCAAAATCCACAGATTAGTCAACCCATCACATTGGATGAGGCGATTGCCCGGGCCAATGAGCGGTATCCCATGATACAAAATGCCCAATTGGAAATCGACAAACAGACGGTGCTAAAAAAGAAAGCGTGGGACATCGGAAATACACAGCTCTATACAGGCGGAGAAGAAATCAAGGACGACCTTGGCGTATACACGACCATTGGCATCCAGCAGCAGCAAATAGATGTTTTTGGCATACCGGCCAAGACCAAATACCAGCAGAAAAAAATTGGACTCGCGGAAGCATCCTTGGATCTGTCGGAAGCTGAACTGACGAAAGAGGTAAGCCTTGCTTTTGCGCAAGCATATAGTGCCAAGCAACGTTATATGCTACTGGAAAAAATGGATTCTTTGTATGCCAATTTTGAACGAGCGGCTCGGATCCGATATGAGACAGAAGCAACAAGTAAGTTGGAGTGGCTTAGTGCCCAGAATAAAACCAAGCAGATTACCATTCAGAAGGAGCAAGGCTATCGAGACTTTCAAATTAGCCTTAAAAGACTAAACCTGTGGCTGGTCAGTGATACGCTATTTACCATTCAGGTAAATGATCGGAAGCAGCTCTTGACCCTTAGTCAAGAATCAAGTATCATGGAAAACCATCCCCAAATATTAATGGCAAGGCAACAGCAAGAATTGGCAAAGCAGGGAGTTAGAACAGCACGAGCCGGCTTTTTACCAAAGCTCTATGCCCAATATGGGATTCAGGAAGTCCAGGGCGTTACAGGATATACTACATTCCAACTGGGCATTAGTATTCCATTAGCATTCCACCAAAACCAAGCAGATGTCCGTGCGGCAAAGCTGGAAGCCAGGCAAGCAAATAGCAACTTGGATCAAACGAAAATGGAATTTAATGTGGCGCATCAGACAGCTTGGGAAAAATACCTGAAATGGAAAAATGCCTTTTCGTATTACGAATCAGAGGCTCTTCCACTTGCTGAAGAGCAG from Echinicola soli encodes the following:
- a CDS encoding acyl-CoA dehydrogenase family protein, which produces MHDALSFSQENEFPSNKVVDDNFTPSKNFFVSDKILVHFLQKEFSSEVWSFIQAGLSRLGKCAASDMDELSLTADKNPPKLIKRDLFGRDIQKIVYHPAYKTLLKIAVDAGILSVKWHPKYRMEYKNQIHRMGFSLAFIYGMGESGVSCPLCMTDGVATILDKYLSPRHSKRLIEHIYTRDIEHFFTGAMFMTEKVGGSDVGANRVLANKVGDSAYLLTGEKWFCSNASAEMKLVLARTDAAIKGTPGLSLFLVENTPSEGNESTMEYVRLKDKMGVRSMATAEIIFKDTKATIIGKEGEGFKIMTEMINLSRLWNGVISIAGFRRCLIEAYQFLCYRQTFGKRTLEHALVRNKLYELASRYVADFYLTWKTIAMLDKLEAGQEEYKDMLRFLIPIVKKQTAETCVYGIRECMELMGGLGYMEEGVVPKFMRDSLVLPIWEGTSNMMVLDTLRASVKGEGLERLVRQTKEALGKKTGMEKEMANFNYVLGQLDTLEVVDRDTAEYNAKEIFEKITRYIQLGMLINQEDRESASWIKPCIHWLRQQVADKKDLVKSPISTEEIIRMIAWGF
- a CDS encoding BamA/TamA family outer membrane protein, with translation MKRNILILFLVWSFNAEIAEAQENESLKTTKQIQKRGLIHRYINGLINDTSDVAQPRFLFYPTLAYAPETSWEIGLSSLYVFYAKRDTSNRLSEINGFTFFTLEGQYGLWFDHAIYSDKEDWFFLGKLRFQRFPMYYYGIGPDTPEEYMAVVDSRQVLIKERVLRKMKKNFYLGVELDFNNFGAVEFEPKEEGGDIDYPVGAEGSTNVGLGVGLVYDNRHNVLNVRDGLFSELAYIKYAPFWAGKYEFATIITDNRIYRPISKNNVLAAQLFGQFNTGNVPFNMMSALGGESMMRGYYYGRYRDNNYLSTQVELRFLPLPLGFSKRIGAAVFGGTGTVFDDFSNLSLDKMVWSAGAGLRFLLFPSKDIYTRIDAAFTQEGHGFYIYIGEAF
- a CDS encoding glycerophosphodiester phosphodiesterase, whose product is MKTLITTVFLFSLLMSCSSKMDFHQNKIIAHRGAWKNLDLPQNSLASLERAVELGCEGSEFDVWMTADSVLVVNHDADFEGMIIEESTYEQLLTKKHKNGEKIATVEEYLNKGMQQTSTKLIFEIKPSKISTERSEYIAEKSVKTVQQLNAEKWVDYITFSYEGGLRAIALDPTANVAYLNGDKSPSELKEAGFFGFDYNIKLLRQKPEWIKEAQNLGLTVNAWTVNKREDMQWLLEQNVDFITTDEPEILFKLINE
- a CDS encoding response regulator, encoding MSKILILETDENLSDNIREILQMEGHELMEIDEVSDLNDALNKFYPDLFIIGVFLEQKTSGPATVNFMRRYHQIPVMFISDVYSQVNFEEEIREIQNIIILTKPFRAKDLVQKVSEILISPENDLSAP
- a CDS encoding DUF6660 family protein, encoding MMKIIQVILSYYLLILVVLPCADEHSAVVSDNQDTVVVALEDHHSHGSDADYCSPLCVCHCCHIHYVVTDKPQVNFMNQFTSIHSSHFNDFKGIHSFDFLKPPKRFSPLTHLG
- a CDS encoding CusA/CzcA family heavy metal efflux RND transporter — its product is MINKLITFSIKNKLIIGLFTLALIGLGIWSMLQVPVDAVPDITNNQVQVITQAPNLGTEDIEQFVTYPVELVMANLPGVKEVRSVSRFGLSVVTIVFEDDQGTYLPRQLVSEKLSEVRDEIPEGFGKPSMGPISTGLGEIYQYTLEVDSTYRDQYTITQLRTMQDWIIKRQMAMVPGVVEVNAFGGKIKQYEVAVNPDDLRAIGISISDIYTALEQNNQNTGGAYIERNHQANFIRGEGLVRSLDEIRNIIVTNRSGIPIKVKDVADVRYGHAVRYGAFTKNGNGEAVGGMILMLKGANSDKVIEAVKGRIEQIQLSLPEGVSIKPFLDRSDLVEKTTDTVTTNLLEGGLIVIFVLVLLLGNWRGGLIVASTIPLSLLFAFILMNAFDVWANLMSLGAIDFGIIVDGAVIIVESTVFYLHQKVKATKAIHQKDRDQQAAEASKNMMNSAFFGQLIILIVFLPILALEGVEGKMFQPMALTFIFAMLGAMLLCLTYVPMMAALFIRVRKDNRKSWGDRVVIWLEDKYVPLLERALKRGKWIVGMAIVLFGAAFLIFRNMGGEFIPQLDEGDIAFHIILSPGSSLSESVATSTQVEQIILDNFPEVEQVMSRFGVADVPTDPMPMDLGDCFVILKPKDQWVSATSKEELIEKIKDKISVLPGVNYEFTQPIEMRFNELLTGVREDIAIKLFGEDLEILAAKANEIGQLIGGIDGVADLRVEATTGLPQMTVHYNRDKLAQYDLDISTLNTVVQTAFAGKSAGAIFEGEKRFDLVIRLDSSNRRSIDDIKNLYVNISDEHQIPLKEVAEISYKPGPMQISRDNTNRRTYVGINVRGRDIESLVSEIQEKLTSSLDLPPGYYIRYGGAFENLERASKRLQLVVPAALASIFILIFFALKSVRQTLMIYMAIPLAAIGGIFSLWLRGMPFSISAGVGFIVLFGVAVLNGLVLINGLNELKSESNLSLVERIKAGTKRRIRPILLTALTDILGFLPMSISASSGAEVQRPLATVVIGGLITSTLLTLFLLPILYQWMENTKTKMMTPKTGMMLLIFTLGLLGSTSVKAQNPQISQPITLDEAIARANERYPMIQNAQLEIDKQTVLKKKAWDIGNTQLYTGGEEIKDDLGVYTTIGIQQQQIDVFGIPAKTKYQQKKIGLAEASLDLSEAELTKEVSLAFAQAYSAKQRYMLLEKMDSLYANFERAARIRYETEATSKLEWLSAQNKTKQITIQKEQGYRDFQISLKRLNLWLVSDTLFTIQVNDRKQLLTLSQESSIMENHPQILMARQQQELAKQGVRTARAGFLPKLYAQYGIQEVQGVTGYTTFQLGISIPLAFHQNQADVRAAKLEARQANSNLDQTKMEFNVAHQTAWEKYLKWKNAFSYYESEALPLAEEQERGALLAYQQGAIDYVAFLQNINDALSIEQNAQETLKSYLISKIELEYFNRSISNQDE